The proteins below are encoded in one region of Desulfobacterales bacterium:
- a CDS encoding sugar-transfer associated ATP-grasp domain-containing protein: MDIIDRSYTIVRDFALSCAKASVPYFRRIIRFVALPYAYFVLVNWKECSASRYQVFKDFIYIFFKLRDFPDYYSSFRLWEKDRSEWKYYYGSTYNPHQRARLRKEVQRKEYEIIFEDKLVCYQLCSHFGFPLPRRIGYIEPGLEWEKTLKYLFDNESASKVIVKAARGKGGRGVYLAHKKNGKISVFDGNKTLSLSAFHLEAPSVIQEFIEQHQDLSKISSSINTIRTETIMSRDGEVLILGAFMRFGLGDNFLDNQCAGGLSIGVNLESGNLFDYAMNGRGEKFDYHPNSNFEFKNFKIPFWQKVVELSKQIQLEFPYYKLLGPDIAITPSGPVLIEINANPDHAGLEMDYGPVLKDKKIWEVFRDYDLLINKPSMKISSFNS, translated from the coding sequence ATGGATATCATTGATAGAAGTTATACAATCGTAAGAGACTTTGCATTATCTTGTGCGAAAGCTTCTGTGCCGTATTTCAGAAGGATAATTCGGTTTGTTGCATTGCCTTATGCCTATTTCGTTTTAGTGAACTGGAAGGAATGCTCAGCATCAAGATACCAAGTATTTAAGGATTTTATTTATATATTTTTTAAATTAAGGGATTTCCCTGATTATTACTCTTCCTTCAGATTGTGGGAAAAAGATAGATCTGAATGGAAGTATTATTATGGATCTACATATAACCCTCACCAGAGAGCTCGTTTAAGAAAAGAGGTCCAGAGAAAAGAATACGAAATAATATTTGAGGACAAACTTGTATGCTATCAACTTTGCTCCCACTTTGGGTTCCCGCTTCCACGGCGTATAGGATATATTGAACCAGGTTTAGAATGGGAGAAAACATTAAAGTATTTATTTGATAATGAAAGTGCTTCAAAAGTTATAGTTAAAGCTGCAAGGGGTAAAGGGGGGCGAGGTGTGTATCTCGCCCATAAAAAAAATGGTAAAATTTCAGTCTTCGATGGCAATAAAACATTATCTCTTTCTGCATTTCATTTAGAAGCGCCATCAGTTATTCAGGAATTTATTGAGCAGCATCAAGATTTATCCAAAATATCTTCCTCAATAAATACTATTCGCACCGAAACAATAATGTCGAGGGACGGGGAGGTCCTGATTCTCGGAGCTTTTATGAGATTCGGACTTGGCGATAATTTCCTGGATAATCAGTGTGCAGGAGGGTTGTCAATTGGAGTTAACCTTGAAAGCGGCAACCTGTTCGATTACGCAATGAATGGCCGGGGAGAAAAATTCGATTATCATCCGAATTCGAATTTTGAGTTTAAAAATTTTAAAATTCCTTTCTGGCAAAAGGTTGTTGAATTATCCAAACAAATCCAGTTGGAGTTTCCATATTATAAGCTTCTGGGACCCGATATAGCGATCACCCCAAGTGGTCCGGTGTTAATTGAGATAAATGCCAATCCTGATCATGCAGGACTTGAGATGGACTATGGTCCTGTGCTGAAAGATAAAAAGATTTGGGAAGTGTTTAGAGATTATGATTTATTAATCAATAAGCCCTCAATGAAAATCTCCAGTTTTAACAGTTAG
- a CDS encoding glycosyltransferase yields MSEPGKVWITWERQRRSIELAGILGCDLYVFDFEGRSRYPKCIYNTLKVFLFSRYKIVFVQNPSMLLAALACLFKWVTRRRIIVDRHTNFRINKQRIVSSDWMVFDLLNNFTIKNADLTIVTNEYLAGIVRDMGGRAYVLPDKLPDLKKSRDIQLEGFSIFMISSFGGDEPVAEAIVAAGKLEEEGVKLYISGNSKKLDPAIRKKSQGNVTFTDFLSEQDFTDHVYAADAIMALTTADYCMLCGCYEAVAAGRPLITSDKQVLRQYFTGSVFVENSADGICNGIIELMEDYEICLNNVAILKEKINSEWEQKFSGFKEKIGNIDSNSDT; encoded by the coding sequence ATGTCAGAACCGGGAAAAGTGTGGATAACATGGGAAAGACAAAGGAGGTCCATAGAACTGGCCGGCATCCTCGGCTGCGATTTGTATGTTTTTGATTTTGAAGGAAGATCAAGATACCCGAAGTGTATATATAATACCTTGAAAGTATTTCTTTTCAGCAGGTACAAGATAGTGTTTGTTCAAAATCCTTCAATGCTTTTGGCCGCACTTGCCTGTTTATTTAAGTGGGTTACAAGAAGAAGGATAATTGTGGACAGGCATACTAATTTTAGAATTAACAAGCAGAGAATAGTATCATCAGATTGGATGGTTTTTGACTTGTTAAATAATTTTACAATAAAAAATGCAGACTTAACGATAGTTACAAATGAATACCTGGCCGGTATTGTAAGAGACATGGGAGGCAGGGCATATGTGCTGCCCGATAAGCTTCCGGATTTGAAAAAGAGTCGCGACATTCAACTTGAAGGATTCAGTATCTTCATGATTTCATCATTTGGGGGGGATGAACCTGTTGCTGAAGCCATTGTGGCGGCAGGCAAGTTAGAAGAAGAGGGGGTTAAGTTGTACATTTCCGGAAATTCGAAAAAGCTGGATCCCGCCATAAGGAAAAAATCCCAAGGCAATGTAACTTTTACAGATTTTTTAAGTGAGCAGGATTTTACAGATCATGTTTATGCTGCTGATGCAATAATGGCTTTAACAACAGCAGATTATTGCATGCTCTGCGGTTGCTATGAAGCGGTTGCAGCAGGCCGCCCACTGATTACTTCGGATAAGCAGGTATTGCGGCAATATTTCACCGGAAGCGTTTTTGTTGAGAATAGTGCTGATGGTATCTGTAACGGGATTATCGAGCTGATGGAGGATTACGAGATCTGCTTAAACAATGTTGCAATCCTTAAAGAAAAAATTAACAGCGAGTGGGAACAAAAGTTCAGTGGTTTTAAAGAAAAAATAGGAAATATAGATAGTAATTCTGATACATAG
- a CDS encoding O-antigen ligase family protein produces the protein MYPAISFLPWMQMVIILWFFTIVFEGKLFSVRNPINKTIKILFIVVLMSSVFALSPQTAFSSLQDIIILILCYYLIIYSITNGKQLFVFILFYLLINFKLSHFAFLKWVARGFEYEKYGAVVGMAWLRNPGEFAIQMCIAFAISTYFLISVWPYIHWFKKLILISIPVTCFGSVIASGSRGAFLGLAFVLLAMWFYAKKKMFGAIVLILIMVSTPFLMAERDMERLQNMGAETDGTAQNRLERWAKGIEMVKAYPVFGVGFSNWGEADEKMFDGTGALSHNIFIECSSELGLTGLAVFLFLIFFTLKNNRETRKVAMQFPAMERNWYTNLSKALDLSLLAYLVTGFFVTVFYYPYFWINLGMTVSLNNVVKIEAKDITDEDEE, from the coding sequence ATGTATCCGGCGATAAGTTTTCTTCCCTGGATGCAGATGGTGATAATCCTATGGTTTTTTACAATCGTTTTCGAAGGAAAATTATTTTCCGTCAGGAACCCGATAAATAAAACAATAAAGATTCTATTTATCGTTGTTTTAATGTCTTCCGTGTTCGCGTTGTCGCCGCAGACCGCGTTCAGTAGTTTGCAGGATATTATTATACTCATCCTTTGTTATTATTTAATTATTTATTCCATAACCAATGGAAAGCAACTTTTCGTTTTTATTTTATTTTACCTGCTTATAAACTTTAAACTCTCTCATTTCGCATTCCTTAAATGGGTTGCCAGAGGTTTTGAGTACGAAAAATACGGCGCAGTTGTGGGGATGGCATGGCTCAGGAATCCGGGAGAGTTTGCCATCCAGATGTGCATAGCCTTTGCGATCAGCACCTATTTTCTTATATCTGTCTGGCCTTATATCCACTGGTTTAAGAAACTGATATTGATTTCTATACCTGTTACATGTTTTGGGAGTGTTATAGCCTCGGGCTCCAGGGGGGCTTTTTTGGGTCTTGCCTTTGTTCTGCTGGCCATGTGGTTTTATGCTAAAAAGAAAATGTTCGGGGCCATTGTTTTAATCCTGATCATGGTGAGCACTCCTTTTTTAATGGCGGAAAGAGATATGGAGCGCCTGCAAAATATGGGAGCGGAAACAGACGGTACAGCCCAAAATCGTCTTGAACGTTGGGCAAAAGGCATTGAAATGGTAAAGGCCTATCCTGTCTTTGGTGTGGGGTTTTCCAATTGGGGGGAAGCGGATGAAAAAATGTTTGATGGCACAGGGGCACTTTCCCACAATATATTTATAGAGTGTTCATCTGAACTGGGCTTGACCGGATTGGCCGTGTTCCTGTTTCTTATCTTCTTTACGCTAAAAAACAACAGGGAAACCAGGAAGGTTGCTATGCAATTTCCGGCCATGGAAAGAAACTGGTACACTAATCTTTCCAAGGCACTGGATTTATCCTTGCTGGCATACCTGGTTACCGGTTTTTTTGTAACTGTTTTTTATTATCCATATTTTTGGATTAATCTGGGGATGACTGTTTCCTTGAACAATGTAGTCAAAATAGAAGCAAAAGATATAACAGATGAGGACGAGGAATAG
- a CDS encoding glycosyltransferase family 4 protein, with translation MKDAIRILILDNSFTFGGAINSLCHLLRALDKKRFVPILVCAQPREHLAKNFTCTWYHFVPRLPWVNNRVYRKLLALPIFRYRFFRGILNLMRSSFWLVFIIIPESLKYYRLGRRHQVDLIHLNNIFGSQPAGILAAKLLGIPCIAHLRDFEVIHPLTRFYAKLIDHHVAISGAIRDNLLQIGVPADRISLVYDAIDLDEFSTDLDTDYLFEEFSLSPDQPCFGIFGRVVQWKGIREFVYAASNVIKAVPHAIAFIVGDCSDGDPFFIDEMKKLAQELDIENQLVFTGYRQDVAAFMKFMDVIVHASNRPEPFGMVLIEGMAMSRPVVAARSGGPLDIVIEGETGFLVQSYDYKTMAEKIIALLKDPELASAMGGKGKARVLQNFTKERYAADVQRVYENVIQLKQK, from the coding sequence ATGAAAGATGCCATTAGAATTCTGATACTGGACAACAGTTTTACTTTTGGCGGGGCGATTAACAGTCTCTGTCATCTGTTGCGTGCCCTGGATAAAAAAAGGTTCGTCCCCATACTGGTTTGCGCTCAGCCACGGGAACATCTGGCAAAAAACTTCACCTGTACCTGGTATCATTTTGTCCCCAGACTGCCTTGGGTGAACAACCGGGTTTATCGTAAACTGCTTGCCCTTCCGATCTTTCGATATCGTTTTTTTCGTGGCATCCTGAACCTGATGCGCTCTTCTTTTTGGTTGGTTTTTATAATAATCCCCGAATCGTTAAAATATTATCGACTGGGACGGAGACATCAGGTTGATTTGATTCATCTGAATAACATTTTCGGCAGCCAGCCAGCAGGGATATTGGCGGCCAAACTTCTGGGCATACCCTGTATCGCGCACCTCCGTGACTTTGAAGTGATCCATCCGCTCACCCGTTTTTATGCTAAACTGATCGATCATCATGTGGCGATTTCCGGCGCTATCCGGGACAATTTGCTGCAGATTGGCGTGCCGGCAGACCGTATCTCTCTGGTTTATGATGCCATTGATCTGGACGAGTTTAGTACGGACCTTGATACTGACTACTTGTTTGAAGAGTTTTCCCTCTCTCCGGACCAGCCTTGCTTTGGAATTTTTGGGCGAGTTGTTCAGTGGAAAGGCATAAGGGAATTTGTTTATGCTGCAAGTAATGTAATAAAAGCGGTCCCGCATGCCATAGCCTTTATCGTCGGGGACTGCTCAGATGGGGATCCGTTTTTTATAGACGAAATGAAAAAACTGGCACAGGAACTGGACATTGAGAATCAACTGGTCTTTACCGGGTATCGGCAGGATGTAGCGGCTTTCATGAAGTTTATGGATGTTATCGTGCATGCCTCAAACAGGCCGGAGCCTTTTGGGATGGTTCTTATCGAAGGCATGGCGATGTCCAGGCCGGTTGTCGCGGCCCGCTCCGGCGGCCCGCTTGACATCGTGATTGAGGGGGAGACCGGTTTTTTGGTGCAGAGTTATGATTATAAGACTATGGCCGAAAAAATAATTGCCTTGTTAAAGGATCCGGAACTTGCCAGCGCAATGGGAGGCAAAGGAAAGGCCCGCGTGCTTCAGAATTTTACAAAGGAGCGTTATGCCGCTGATGTTCAGCGGGTTTATGAGAATGTCATACAATTAAAACAAAAATAA
- a CDS encoding glycosyltransferase family 4 protein, with protein MKKVSWPISFLMNHPDKPYNILHLIDTTGHGGAETVFKTLVCGLDKTRFKSYVLLSDYGWLFDQLSAEPGVRVFVFNGKGRLNFSLLQKIVKFIREYQIDLVHTHLFGSSFYGSVATCITRTPVISTFHGIPDWRPEDLFNKIKLSIIFVRTKAVVFVSEYLKNYFSAMAYTRPGKSICIYNGIPMPKVWQFDRRQAKKELGFSESDILISAVGNIKPIKGYDVLLRAAESVISKFPDVKFVVAGAPVDETYQILLNLRAELKLDNSFFFIGYQGKTDIVYKASDLFVLPSLSEGFSLSVIEAMSHKIPVVATKSGGPEEILENDITGKLVAPGSSAELAQGIIEVLENPSFQKNISENGFRVFLNKFSETGMIQQYQELYDSSINRSL; from the coding sequence ATGAAAAAAGTGAGCTGGCCTATCTCTTTCCTGATGAATCATCCGGATAAGCCTTATAATATCCTGCACCTGATCGATACAACAGGGCATGGTGGCGCGGAAACGGTTTTTAAAACTCTGGTTTGCGGCCTCGATAAGACCCGTTTCAAATCTTATGTGCTGTTGTCTGATTATGGATGGCTTTTCGATCAGTTGTCAGCAGAGCCCGGGGTGAGGGTTTTTGTTTTCAATGGAAAGGGAAGATTGAATTTTTCTCTTTTGCAAAAGATAGTTAAATTCATACGGGAATATCAAATTGACCTTGTCCACACGCATCTTTTCGGCTCATCGTTTTATGGCAGTGTGGCCACTTGTATTACCCGGACACCTGTAATTTCGACTTTTCATGGCATCCCTGATTGGCGGCCTGAGGATTTGTTTAACAAAATCAAGCTATCCATAATTTTTGTCCGAACCAAAGCCGTTGTATTTGTATCAGAGTATCTAAAAAATTATTTCTCGGCTATGGCTTATACCCGTCCCGGAAAATCAATCTGTATATATAATGGAATACCCATGCCGAAGGTATGGCAGTTTGATAGGCGCCAGGCCAAAAAGGAACTGGGTTTTTCAGAAAGCGATATTTTGATTTCAGCAGTCGGCAATATAAAGCCTATCAAAGGTTACGATGTTCTTCTAAGAGCGGCTGAAAGCGTCATTTCCAAATTCCCCGACGTTAAATTTGTGGTCGCAGGAGCGCCTGTAGATGAGACCTATCAAATTTTATTAAACTTGCGGGCAGAACTTAAATTGGACAATTCCTTTTTTTTTATCGGCTACCAGGGAAAAACCGACATTGTCTATAAAGCTTCGGACCTTTTCGTTTTGCCGTCCCTTTCAGAAGGCTTTTCATTGTCTGTTATTGAAGCCATGTCCCATAAGATCCCGGTCGTTGCAACTAAAAGTGGGGGCCCAGAAGAAATACTGGAAAATGATATAACCGGAAAACTCGTGGCCCCGGGCTCTTCTGCGGAGCTCGCGCAAGGTATAATTGAAGTGCTCGAAAATCCTTCTTTCCAGAAAAATATATCAGAAAACGGTTTTAGGGTTTTCCTGAATAAATTTTCTGAAACCGGAATGATTCAACAGTATCAAGAGCTTTATGATTCGTCGATAAATAGATCGCTCTGA